GCTTGAATGCAGAAGTGCTGAAACAGGTGTTGGAGCGACCATTGCACCCAGCAGCCAGCTCTGGAACGGCACCTGTGCAGATTTGGTTAAGCCGGCAAGTGCCACAAATGCGAGTGAGAAAATGAGAAGCCCTGGGATTGCTCCTGCACTGTCACTTGCTTTGCTTATAATTTCAGAGAAAGTGGTGATTGCAGGCGACATCGTGCCAAGGATTACAATTCCAAAAGCCATTGCTGTGCCTCCACCCAGGGTAACCTCCAGTGCCCATGTTGCGTTTTTCAGGGCTTCCTCTGTCTCCTCATGCTTGATGAGCATGTAGCAAGCAAGTGTTGTCACCTCCCAGAAGAAGAAGAACCAGAGAAGGTTATCTGCAAACACAGCCGCATTCATTGCACCTAAGAACCCAATCACATAGGCAAAAAATCTGTTCTGGTTTTTCTGACCCTCCATGTATTTTACAGCATAAATTGCAATCAACGAACCGATAATTGAGATTATCAGACACATTATGCCTGACCAATAATCTATTCTTATTGGGGCCAGATGTTCGGTTTCGTGTAGAGGCATATAATAGAATTCATACCAGGCAAGAGGAATTAGCTGGAGAAATGCAAAGAGCCCTGCCCAGAAACTCTTTCGTTCCAGGGCAATTATGAGAAAGCCAATAAGAAGGGCGAAATCCAATGCTGCAATTAACTCAAAAAGCGAGATGCTCTTTCCCAGCAAACTTATTCTATCTATCTCCAGGGTTATTTCACCATTGACTCCAGTTAGATAGAGGAAGAGCCATATGCTTCCTATAATTGCGCTCAATGTTCCTATGCCTACAATCAAATTTCTCACATGTTTGTTCGGAAGCAAATAGCAGAGCACGCCCAGCAGCAGAGGAATCGCTGTGGTCAGAGCAAGAGGATAAATTACTATGTCTATTTCTCCAGACATAATTATCGGCAAGGAATATGCCTCTTTGATATAAAGGTTTTTAAAGGATTTGTGTATTGCAGAACCATGAACCTCATAATGCTTGGTGCACCAGGTGCAGGTAAAGGAACGCAAGCCCAGAAACTTGCTACTAAGTTGGGAATACCACAAATCTCTACTGGAGACATGCTTAGACAAGCAGTGGCTGAAAAAACGGGACTTGGGATGGAAGCTAAGAAATACATGGATGCAGGAAAGCTTGTGCCTGATGAGATTGTTGTTGGAATTGTGAAGGAACGCCTTCAAAAGTCAGACTGTAAAAGCGGGTTTATTTTGGATGGGTTTCCAAGAACACTTGAGCAGGCAAAAGCCCTTGATAAAATTGCGGTGATTGACTATGTGGTAAACATTGATGTGCCAGAGGAAATTCTGGTGGAACGGATTACTGGGAGACGGTCCTGCAAAAAGTGTGGTGCTGTTTACCATGTCAAATACAATCCCCCTAAGGTTCTGAATAAATGCGACAGTTGTGGAGAACCTCTTTACCAGAGAGATGACGACAAAGAGGAGACAGTTCGGAAGAGGCTAGAGACCTATCGAAGCCAAACGAAAGTGCTTATAGATTATTATGCTGGCCAAAACAAACTTGTAAACATTGATGGTCACAGAGAAATTGAAGCAATATTCAGAGATATTCTAACAAAACTCGGAGTGGAGTGAAAAATGGGTATCCAAGCGGTTCTCTTCGATTGCGATGGAACAATCTTAGACAGTAGGAACACTATCAGGCGTTGCGTGAATGCCACTGTGAAAGCATTTGGATTCCCAGAATTCTCAGATGATGAATTTAAAACATTCTATGGGTGCACATTGCATGAGATTTTGAGAAAACGGACAGAGAAGATAGATGAGATGGTTGAACACTACAGAAACCTGATGCTTTCTACCTTTGCACAGGACACGCGGGTTTTTCCCCAAATCCTCCCAGTGCTCAACTACCTGAAAGGTGCAGGTGTTCCAATGGGCGTCCTTACGATGCGCAGCTCAGAAATCACAGAAAAAATTCTCTCCCACTTTGGACTCCTGCTCTACTTTCAGGCGGTTTATGGCTGTGATAACACAAAAAATCCAAAACCATCTCCTGATGCAGTTGTGGAGTTTGCAAGCCAGGTTAATGTGCCGGTCTGGCAGGTCGGAATTGTTGGCGATACCAAGTTCGACATTCTCACAGCCAAAAATGCAGGTGCAATAGGAATTGGAGTGCTGTGGGGCTCTGGGAGTATGGCGGACCTTTTGGCTGCGGGTGCAGATTATCTGGTACCTGATGGCAATGCCCTGATTGAGGTCATAAAGACGGAGATTGGTAGGAAGAGCGATACTCTGCCTTCTATCGTATAAAATATAAAAACAGTATCTCCGAAAGATACTGGCTAAAATTCAAAAATTGATGCCAGTATGCAAAGCTCCTGATACATCTTTCTTATAAATTTTCAAACGGGTCTTTCAAAATTCCACCGAGGCATAGAAAGTGTTAAATATTTAAGATATCTTATAGATATCTCATGAAACGAATACCTATAACACCCGCAACTGAACTGACTATCAGGAACATACGGGGATTCTATATTCGTAAGGTGACGCCTTTCGGCACCAGCGCCAAGTGGGCAGATCTATATAGAGAAGGAGGTGAGATTCAAGGAATTTCTTCTCGCTCTCTATGAAGTAAGAGAGTGAAATGAAAATACACTAGGAAAGGGTTGATGGCCACTTCTATGGCACAGGAGCCATAGGGGTGTAGGCCGGGAAAAAATCAGTAGGTTTCCCGGTAGTATGTCCACATCAATTCCCTTTCTAATGGTTTTTTGGGTAGTAGTGAGTATCTAGCTTTTCCAACTTCTTCGGAGATACTGAAAAAGAAGAAAAATTAATTAAGAAGGGTTGCAATCAGTTTCCCATGGTTGAAAAAGTGAGGTGCCCATACTGTAACCTTCAGGTTGAACCAGGCATCGCAAAATGTCCCAGTTGTGGATATACTCTAAGTGTTGTGGAGAAAAAAGAGGAAAAAAGAGAGGAGGAAAAAAAGGAAATTAGAGACCCGTGGAAGGAAGTGGAGGAACTTTATAAAAAGTATGGGAAAAAAGAAAAGAAGATTGACCCGGAAACAAAAAAGGCATGGGAAGCTCTGGAGGAAATTGCAAGGCAGAAAGCACTTGAGAAAGCTGCAAAATCGGAAAGCCAGAAACCAGTTGTTACTGAACAACCGGCACAACCAAGAAGATGGGAAACACTGGAAAAGGAAATTAAAAAAGCACCACCAGAGCATCAAAAAATTCCTGAACGACAAGAGAGACACCAAGCACCTCGTCCAATGATGAGAGAAAAAATGAAAACGAATGGGCTCACAACCAGAAGTTACGATGGAAAAAAGCGGCGTCAGATTGTCAAGAAACTCCAGAAAAAGCTGTTTTTTGTTCCAATTCTCTTTTCTGCCATTCTCATTCTTTCAACAATTTTCTTTCTCTATAACATTCTTACTGAAAAAAAGGTGAGAATGCTCGTGGATGGGGACTTTGATGACTGGGATAGCATTGGTAAATTCAGCTTCTATGAGCAAGCAGGCACTGTGAATCCAAACATCAACATTACTTCTGCAGCAATTTGCGAGGATAAAAACACAGTATTTGTTTACATAAAGGTGGAAGGTAACGCTCTATATGGCAACAACATTAACCGTACCGACGAATTCTTCCTGTTCTTTGATACTGACAGAACTACAACCACTGGCTATTTAGTAAATGGCATCGGTGCAGATTTTATGATTAGGGTCACTGGTATCTCCAATAAAGTGCTTTCAACAGGACTCTATTCTTACAATGGATCAACATTTGGACTACAGCACAACTGGAACGCCTGGCAGTGTGTTGGGAGTTGTGTTGCCGCAGTTCACGGCTCTGAAATTGAGGTGGGTGTGAGCAAGGCCAAGATTGGCTATGCAAATGCTCCTGTGCAGATTGTTGCAAACAGTTTTACTGGTGACACTGACGAAATTCCATATCCCCTTGTTTCTGGAAATGCAGTACTTGTGACTGAGGTCTATGAACTCCCTGCAGTAATTTCTCAAAGCGAGGTAAAGGTGGAGACAGCATTTCTGAAGGTGATTGGAAAACCTGAGGTCGGAAGCATCTTCGTAAACGCCTCGTCTTCTCTCATAACAGCCAGTATAGAATACAATGGGAATAGACACATCATGCTTAGGGCTGAGAACAATCTGCTTCATGCAACTATTGGCACCACATTTGCAGATGGGGACCGTTTTTCAATTTACGCAACAACTTCTCTCAAAACTGGAGATGTCTTTGGATTAACACTTCATTCCATTGAAGTTAACAATGGCTATTTCTGGAAAAAAAGCACAGGGACTAACAACAAGAGCTATGTTCAGAGTCCGCCTTCAAGCGTTCAAATTGATGGGGCATTTGGAGAATGGATGCCAGCAACCTTCACTTATGACTATGATGACACTAAAAACCCGAGCATCGATTTGAGGCAGATTGGAAAAAATGTCAGTGGAAATGAGCTATTTTTCTATATCCAGATGGCAGGAACCGCATTTGCTGGTAGAGCTGTACCCGAGCAAACACCTGATTATTCAAGTATTGCGATGGAAACCGACTCTGACAGAGATACAATTCCAGACTCCATGGACCCTCTGCCATTTGATTTCAACAACGATGGTAACCCAGATGCAAATACAAACAATGATGTAGATGGCGATGGTATCAGAGATTATCCCTATGGAAACGATTATTATTTGAACACCACAATCCCAGACGAACCAAGATTTCCATCAGAATTCAGGGGAAAATTTATATCGGTGTATATAGGGCCCATAAGCCAGACCGGTGAAATGCTTGCTGGCCTGGACTATTTGAGGGTTTATGTAGATGCAGATGGTAATTCCAGTACTGGTTTTGGTGTTAGTGTAGGAACTGGAGCAGAAATGCTGCTGGAAATCAGTGGGAGAGAGGGAAAGATCACTGATGCAAGTTTTTATGAATGGCATGGGAAATGGGATAAAACAGGGAATTTTGCGGCAGAACAATTCGGAAAACAGATTGAATTTGGCGGAGTGAAACTACCAAATCCTGGCATCGCAAGGTATTACATAATTTCTACAGACTGGCTCGGGGAAACTGACGCTACAGAATTGAGAACCTGGATGAGAGCGGGTGAAGATGTGAAAGAAAGGGTGTTCGATGCTAACACTCGTGTGAATACAAACACAAATGGCTGGCAAATTTGGCCAGACATGGCATACAGCAACGATGGGACAATCTATGCCATCTGGCAGAGCAACGAAACTGGATATTATGCAATCTATCTCTCAAAGTCCTACGATGGGGGGCTTACCTGGACAAACGCCGTAAAAATTCCTTACTCAGATAACGGCTCAGACCCAGCAATTGCTGTGCACGGCAGCGGTGGGAGTGCAATAATACATGTGGCGTTTGTCGGTAGTGCCCTGGGTGGCGGTGGCTCCTATCCAGACCTATATTATGCAAGAAGTACAGATGGTGGAGAAACCTTCACCACCATGGTGCTGGATGATAGTTATTACTCTGAAAAACCAGACATTTGCGTTGACTCAGAAGGGTATGTGTACATTGTTTACACCAATTGGTTCCTTGGATTTGATGCAGATGTCAAGCTAAGGGTTTCAACAAACATGGGGCAGTCATTTGGAAGTGCTGTGTCTATAGCAAGTACGGGCTATAACGAATACTTGCCTGCTGTAGCAGTTCAGGGTTCTGGTGCATCCTCAATTCTTCATGTGGAATACACCTATGAGCATTACAATGAAAATGGAAACCAGAGATATGATTTAGATGTGATTTATAAAAAAGTAACAAATGCCGGGATTTCTCCATCTGTTGGAAATGCAGTTACTGTGGGAGGTGTAGCAAACTACTCGGAATACTCGCTCCCAAATTCAATTATGGTTGATTCCACAGCAAACATCCATCTTGTCTATACCTACAACTACACATATTATAACTACGATGTTTACTACGCGAGAAGTACAGATGGAGGAAACTCTTTCACGATAACAAATTTAGTGGGCTACAGTCCTTACGATGAGTACCAGCCACGAATTGCATTGGACGATTTGAACAATCCCCATATTGTCTGGCAGGATAACAGGAGTGGAAACTATGACATTTGGTACACAAATTCAAGCAACAACGGCCAAACCTTTTTGCCATACAACAACCACATAAAGGTGAACAAAGACGCAACAACCCAGAGCCAGGCATGTGCAACAATTCTCTTCGTAAACGCACCAAACGCCAGAAAAGAACTTTGTGTTGCCTGGGCTGACAAGAG
This genomic stretch from Thermoplasmata archaeon harbors:
- a CDS encoding HAD family hydrolase — its product is MGIQAVLFDCDGTILDSRNTIRRCVNATVKAFGFPEFSDDEFKTFYGCTLHEILRKRTEKIDEMVEHYRNLMLSTFAQDTRVFPQILPVLNYLKGAGVPMGVLTMRSSEITEKILSHFGLLLYFQAVYGCDNTKNPKPSPDAVVEFASQVNVPVWQVGIVGDTKFDILTAKNAGAIGIGVLWGSGSMADLLAAGADYLVPDGNALIEVIKTEIGRKSDTLPSIV
- a CDS encoding sialidase family protein, which gives rise to MVEKVRCPYCNLQVEPGIAKCPSCGYTLSVVEKKEEKREEEKKEIRDPWKEVEELYKKYGKKEKKIDPETKKAWEALEEIARQKALEKAAKSESQKPVVTEQPAQPRRWETLEKEIKKAPPEHQKIPERQERHQAPRPMMREKMKTNGLTTRSYDGKKRRQIVKKLQKKLFFVPILFSAILILSTIFFLYNILTEKKVRMLVDGDFDDWDSIGKFSFYEQAGTVNPNINITSAAICEDKNTVFVYIKVEGNALYGNNINRTDEFFLFFDTDRTTTTGYLVNGIGADFMIRVTGISNKVLSTGLYSYNGSTFGLQHNWNAWQCVGSCVAAVHGSEIEVGVSKAKIGYANAPVQIVANSFTGDTDEIPYPLVSGNAVLVTEVYELPAVISQSEVKVETAFLKVIGKPEVGSIFVNASSSLITASIEYNGNRHIMLRAENNLLHATIGTTFADGDRFSIYATTSLKTGDVFGLTLHSIEVNNGYFWKKSTGTNNKSYVQSPPSSVQIDGAFGEWMPATFTYDYDDTKNPSIDLRQIGKNVSGNELFFYIQMAGTAFAGRAVPEQTPDYSSIAMETDSDRDTIPDSMDPLPFDFNNDGNPDANTNNDVDGDGIRDYPYGNDYYLNTTIPDEPRFPSEFRGKFISVYIGPISQTGEMLAGLDYLRVYVDADGNSSTGFGVSVGTGAEMLLEISGREGKITDASFYEWHGKWDKTGNFAAEQFGKQIEFGGVKLPNPGIARYYIISTDWLGETDATELRTWMRAGEDVKERVFDANTRVNTNTNGWQIWPDMAYSNDGTIYAIWQSNETGYYAIYLSKSYDGGLTWTNAVKIPYSDNGSDPAIAVHGSGGSAIIHVAFVGSALGGGGSYPDLYYARSTDGGETFTTMVLDDSYYSEKPDICVDSEGYVYIVYTNWFLGFDADVKLRVSTNMGQSFGSAVSIASTGYNEYLPAVAVQGSGASSILHVEYTYEHYNENGNQRYDLDVIYKKVTNAGISPSVGNAVTVGGVANYSEYSLPNSIMVDSTANIHLVYTYNYTYYNYDVYYARSTDGGNSFTITNLVGYSPYDEYQPRIALDDLNNPHIVWQDNRSGNYDIWYTNSSNNGQTFLPYNNHIKVNKDATTQSQACATILFVNAPNARKELCVAWADKRSGDYDIYFANGTNRVYLSVNSQYGTPSGIGWYNAGSTASASVQGIVYDSATARHVCTGFTGTGSAPSSGATNFTSFTIYKPSSITFTWRNQYYCQITFTGTDAQHTVNGSYVENGTLRNIAGLTGNWAGWCDENTLLYFHDVTSPQQNYTTDTHSWVVTGPITAVIHYSSPADEISAIPMLTALVAILLFFAFSKQPQPSRNISAYARHVKPDRNKNHGKATHPSGMEKHWN
- a CDS encoding adenylate kinase, with protein sequence MNLIMLGAPGAGKGTQAQKLATKLGIPQISTGDMLRQAVAEKTGLGMEAKKYMDAGKLVPDEIVVGIVKERLQKSDCKSGFILDGFPRTLEQAKALDKIAVIDYVVNIDVPEEILVERITGRRSCKKCGAVYHVKYNPPKVLNKCDSCGEPLYQRDDDKEETVRKRLETYRSQTKVLIDYYAGQNKLVNIDGHREIEAIFRDILTKLGVE